Within the Acinetobacter radioresistens DSM 6976 = NBRC 102413 = CIP 103788 genome, the region TCCAGTGAAGGTGTAGTTTTAGTGCCTGCTTTTACCGGATTAGGCGCACCGCATTGGGATAGTGAAGCACGGGCCATGATTTGTGGTATGTCACGCGGAACTACAAAAGCGCATATTGCACGTGCTTCGCTAGAAGCAATTGCCTTTCAAGTTTCTGATGTATTATCTGCAATGCAGGCTGATCTGGATCAGCCCTTAAAAGAACTGCGTGTAGATGGTGGAGCCAGTTGCAATGATATGATGATGCAGTTTCAGGCAGATTTGCTGAATGTGCCAGTGTTACGGCCTAAACTACAGGAATCGACGGCATGGGGCGCCGCAGCCATGGCGGGGCTAAAAGCTGGAGTATTTAATAGTCTGGATGATCTTTCAGCTTCCTGGCAACTGGAGCGAGAATTTATACCGCAAATGTCAGAAGATGAGCGTCAGCAACATTTAGCGCGCTGGAAAGATGCCCTACAGCGGGTACGGTCCGACCTAAGCTAATTCAACAAGAGTAAATAATAAAAAACCAGGCCAAGCCTGGTTTTTTCATCAGTGTGTTGGCCCCGCTGCAGCGCCTGTTTTTGGTTTTGGACACAACCAGATAATCAGGCCAGATACAACAAATACCAGTGAAAATAGTAAAAACACATGGTCAGCCGCTAATGTGAGTGCCTCTTTGTTTACCAGGTTGGAAATCATCGCTAAAGCACCTTCCGGACTCATACCACTTTGGACTAATGTATGTTGTGCCGGTTCAGGGTTCAAGCTCGACACAATTTCACTGCGTGCCAGTTTGGCATGATCATCCCACATCGTGGCAGACATAGAAGCACCTATTGCACCTGCCATCGTTCGCATAAAACTCATCAGACCAGCAGCAGAGGCTATTTCCTGAGGCAATACCGATGCCAGAGCAATATTCGACAATGGAATGAAAAAAAATGGCACTGCAAAACCTTGTAGAATCTGTGGAATTGCCAATGCCATAAAGTCTGCTTCCGAGGTCCAGAGTGCTCGCATAAAGGTTACTCCGCCCAAGACTAACAGACCGAAACACGCCAAGGCACGCTGATCATAACGGGTAGAAAGCTTGGCAACCACAGGAGACATGGTCAGGCTGCCAAAACCCATTGTTGCTGTCACATATCCGGCCCAAGTCGCAGTATAGCCAATATTGATCTGTAGCCACTGTGGAATCAGCACAATACTGCCAAAAAATGCACCAAAACCAAACGATAAGGCCAGTACTGAAATCGTGAATCCCCGATGCCTGAAGACCCGTACATTTACGATCGGATTATGTTCGGTAATTTCCCAGATTAAAAATACGATAAATCCGGCAATCGCAACTGCAGCCAGACTGTTGATAATATTGCTGTGAAACCAGTCATGTTCATGACCCAGATCCAACATCAATTGCAGGGCACCAATCCAGATTACCAGCAGGATAAGTCCGATATGATCAATCTTGAGCTTATTTAATGGAGTTTCAGCACTTTTGAGTAGGCTCACTGCTCCTAAAGCGCAAATAATACCGACTGGAATATTAATAAAGAAAATCCAGTGCCAGGAAATATTATCACTGATTGTACCGCCAAGAATTGGTCCAAGAATTGGTCCAATGACGGTAGTCATCGCCCAGAGACCCATCGCCTGTGCATGTTTTTCCTGCGGGAAAATCCGCATAAGCAGAGTCTGGCTCAGTGGCATGATCGGCCCGCCAAAAAGCCCCTGCCCGATACGGCAAATGACCAGCAAGGCCAGGCTGTTTGAAAGGCCGCATAATACTGAAAAGACAGTAAACCCGATGACGCAGGCAACAAAGGTACGGACCACTCCAAAGCGGCCAGCCAGCCAGCCGGTTAATGGTACGCAGATTGCTTCGGCAACAGCATAGGAAGTAATTACCCAGGTACCTTGTGTACTTGAAACAGCAAGGCTTCCAGTAATATGTGGTAATGAGACATTGGCGATGGTGGTATCAAGGACCACCATAAAGTTAGCCAGTGCCAGCACCAGCGCTGCAATCAGCAGCCGTCCGCCTTTAAGGTCGGCAAAAGGTGTGCTTTGGCTATTCATATTGAATTACCTGGTCAGGTCAACCGTTGCGTTCATGGACAGCCCTACCCTGAGCGGATGCTGTGCCAGCTCTTTCGGGTCAAGTGCAATCCGTACTGGTAGACGTTGAACCACCTTGATCCAGTTTCCTGTGGCATTCTGGGCTGGAATTAAAGCAAAAGCAGCTCCAGTTCCCCCGGAGAAGCCTAAAACCTTGCCATGATAAACCACCTCATCACCATAGAAATCTGATATCAGCTCTACAGCCTGACCGGTTCTGACTTTTGCCAGCTGACTTTCTTTAAAATTAGCATCGACATAAAGCTGGGCCACAGGAACCACCACCATGAGTGAGTTTCCTGGCGCTACACGCTGTCCGACCTGCACATTACGGCGGCTAACCACACCATCAAGTGGCGCATGTACTTCTGTCCGTTCCAGATCGAGCATCGCCTGCTCTACCCGTGCCTGGGCAATCAGCACATCAGGAGTAGAGCGTTCAGTAGCACCGCGAATCAGTGCTTCGTTGGCGGCCAGTGTGCTTTGTGCTGCTTTACGGTTAGCCTCAGCTTGAGACAGCCCCGCTTGTGCCAAGGTCAAGCTAGCTCGTGCGGTATCTAACACGGTTTGCGCACTGCTCATTTCTTCTTTGGAAATTGCGCCTGTTTCTGAGAGCTTGCGACGGCGTTCATAATCAGCCTGAGCCTTAGCAAGATCAGCCTCTGCCTTCTTAACCTGTGCCTGAGCACTGGCAATCTCATCAGCGCGTACCGACACCTGTGAATTTAGGGACTGGCTGTTGGCCGAGGTTTGGTTATATTGTCGTTTGGCTTTGGCTAGTTCTGCCTGTGCCTGCACCAGAGCAATTTTGGCATCACGCGGATCAATACGTACCAGTACATCTCCCTGTTTGACTTGTTGGGTATCCTTGACCAGCACTTCTGTAACCTGTCCGTTCACCATAGAGGTAATCTGGGCAGTATCGGCCCCTACGTAGGCATTATCTGTAGAAACCGAACGGCTGGCAAAGTACATCCACAATGCATAGATCAGCACCGCGACAATAAAGAGAATCGCTACAATTTTAAGAAGTTTTTTTCTTTTATTGGGAGGAGGGAGATCGCCAGAAGAAGTGACTTGCGCCGGGTCGAGATCATGAGCTTGAGCATCAGTCATAGGCTATTCCTTTTGAATATGGACCAAAGCACTGTATGGATGAAAAGACCTTGTCTGGAGCCTATCCAACTTTTATTTGGGGCTTGTTTTTCATGCAGGGCTTTGGAGAAGGAGATGGATTTTAATGCAGCTTTAAAATAAATGTCGCAAAAAAAATGTAACTGGCAAGTTCTCTTTATATGAGAAAGCTCTGCCGATTCTCCAAATAGAAACTCCAATTTTATAGAAGTTTTAGCATTTAACTCCAAAGCCGACTTTATCTCATCTGCATCAGGCGGTCCTGCTTTAACTATTTTTCTAATAGGCATAAGACGCAATTGCTGTGGCAATCGCCTTGTTTTCGTCATTGACCATAGTCATACGCATGGTACAGCCTTTACGTCCTAATCTGAGCGTTTCAGCACGTGCAATAAACTGCTGTCCACGGCCCGGAGCCAGATAATCAACCCGCATATCAACAGTCGCCAGTCGGGAAACTTTTTTAATGGTATCTGCCAGTTGCTCTGCAGGCGCGCGCTTATATAGCTCACCCATGGCAACAATACCACCGATACTGTCCAGCAAAGTTGCAGCCACACCGCCATGCAGAATCTGGAAAGCCACATTACCGATCATATAAGGCTGCATTTCAATGTAACCCTCAATTTGCCCTTCAACGACCCGCATAGTCATGCCATTATGCTGAAAATAGGGAGAACTGTTAAAGGCCTTGCATAACTGTTTGAGCACCACATCAATATCGACTTTCGAGCCCAGATGAATATTGCCAGTCCAGCTTTTATTTGTCTCGTTAACCATTTACCCGAATTACCTTTATTGAATAAATAAATAAATACCTTCGCCCTAAACCCAGATTATGGGTCTACAATAGCGGGTAGTTTAATACTGATGATCGAGATTGTTATGACTTATACGTTCAATCGTCCTGCATTTCCTGCCACCCGCATGCGTCGTATTCGAAAAAATGAAAAAATGAGATCAATGGTCAGGGAAACGCAACTAACAGCTGATCATTTGATTTATCCCGTATTTGTGTTACCTGGACAAAATCAGAGCCAGGATATTCCAAGCATGCCGAATGTACAGCGCCTCTCTGCAGACCTATTACTAAAAAAAGCGGAACGTCTTCTGGAACTCGGAGTTTCCAAGCTGGCATTATTCCCGGTGACGCCTCAAGAAGATAAAAGCCTGACAGCTGAGGCTGCATGGCATGAAGATGGTCTGGTACAAACTACTGTTCGCCTGCTGAAAAAAGAGTTACCTGATATGGTACTTATCACGGATGGTGCACTTGACCCGTATACGACTCATGGCCAGGACGGTATTATTGATGCTAGTGGCTATGTACTTAATGATGAGACTGTAGAATGCCTGATCAAGCAGGCATTAAGCCATGCTGAAGCAGGTGCAGATGTGATTGCACCAAGTGACATGATGGATGGACGCATTGGTGCAATCCGTCAGGCGCTTGAAGCCAATGGACATATTTATACCAGTATCATGGCCTATTCAGCAAAATATGCTTCTAGTTTCTATGGCCCTTTTCGCGATGCGGTAGGCTCAGCCAGCAATCTGAAAGGTGGGAATAAATATAATTACCAGATGGACGTAGGTAACCGTGCCGAAGCCCTGCATGAAATTGCCCTAGACCTGCAGGAAGGTGCAGACATGGTGATTGTCAAGCCAGGTATGCCATATCTCGACATTGTTCGAGAGGTGAAAGATACTTTCGGTGTACCTACTTTTATTTATCAGGTAAGTGGCGAATATGCGATGCTGGCAGGCGCGATCCAGAATGGCTGGCTGTCCGACAGTGCCATCCTTGAATCATTACTTTGCTGCCGTCGGGCTGGTGCGGATGGAATCTGGACCTATTTTGCTGAAGAAGCAGCGCTTAAACTTAAAGCCATGCAGTAAAATTCGGACAGGATAATGAAGATTGCCATTATTGGAGCCGGAATCAGTGGACTGCTTACGGCACTTGAGCTTATAGAACAGGGCTGTTCAGTTGATATTTTTGATCAGCCCTACAGCGGGAGTGCCTCTTGGGCAGGCGGTGGAATCCTCTCTCCAATGTATCCCTGGCGTTATGCACCCGCCGTAAACCAGCTGGCTCAATTTGGCAAAGCTTTATACCAGGAATGGAACCAGAAGTTGCAACCGGTTTCAGGAATAGATTTTCAGATTCATGAAACCGGTATGCTGATTTTTGACCAGGAAGATTTTAGGCAGGGCCTGAGTTATAGCCAGCAATTTCAGGAGCCAATGCAAATCTGTGAGCTTGTACAGCATGAGCGGCTTCGTCAGATTAATCCGCATATTGCATCTGGTTTTAAAGAAGCCCTCTATTTCCCTCAGCTTGCTAATATTCGTAATCCACGGCTATTACAATCCATTCAGAATTATTTAAAAACGCATCCTAACGTGCAGTTTTTCGAAAATACAGCAATTCAACAGCTTGATATTCAACATGGACAGATTGTAGCTGTACGAGACCAGAATCTTCGTAGCTTCCAGGCCGATCAGTTTGTACTGACTACAGGTGCCTGGTCTGAACAGTGGTCTAGACAGTTAAATATCCAGTTACCGGTACAACCGGTACATGGACAGATGATTCTGTTCAAGACACCGGAGAACTGGTTACCGACCATGTGCATGAACCGGGTAATGTATCTGATACCACGTTCTGATGGCCATATTGTCTGTGGTTCGAGCATGGCTCATCAGGGTTTTAATACTTCTATAAATTCTCAGACTTCAGAAAGTATTTTAACTGCATCTCTGGAAATGGTGCCTGAACTGGCTCAATTTCCTATTGTGAAACAGTGGGCTGGACTGCGTCCCGGTTCTCCAGAAGGTATCCCTTACATCGGAAAAATACCGGATATTAATAATTTATGGGCGAATTTTGGGCACTTCCGTAATGGTCTCTGCATGGGACCTGCATCTGCCCGCCTGCTGCGTCAGCTCATTCTTAAGCAGCCGCCCCTGGTTGAGCCTCAAGTTTATTCACCTGAACGCTTAATTCCTCAAAGCTATGATAGGGTTCACTCAACGGCCAGCTAAAAGCAGATGATCATTTCTCATCTAAAAGATCGGTAAGTGCACTATTTAAATCTGGATATTGAAACTCAAAGCCTTGTTCCAATAAAGCTTGAGGCATTACAAACTGCCCATTTAATACCAGTTGTGACTGTTCACCCAGCATTGTTTTCAATACACAGGCTGGCATACTCAACAATGGTTTTTTATGTAATTTAGCAGCAGCTATTTCAGCAAATTTTCTCTGAGTGCCCTGTTCTGGCGCTACCAGGTTATAGACTGCCTTTGCCTCACGCTGCTGTAAAATAAATGTAATGGCACGCACCACATCATTAATATGAATCCAGGTTATCGGCTGAAGGCCATGACCGATCTTGCCGACCAGATTAAAACGGATTGGCATAAGCATCTGTGGCAATATCCCGCCGTTTCTGGCAAAGGCTACTCCAAGCCTGATAATACTAACCTGTTGTCCGGGATTGTTTTTTGCCTGATGTTCCCACCGCTGACATAGCTCGGACATAAAGATATCCTGCGGCGGTGAGCTTTCATTACAGTATCCGCTCCACTGTTCTTGTGGATCAATACCATAGTACCCTATCGCAGAACCTGAAATGATGCGATGTGGCTGTATCCTGTTCTGTTGTAGCCATTCAAATACTTGACGTGTTGTCTCAATCCGGCTATTGATCAGTTCAAGTTTGCGCTTTTCTGTCCAGCGTGACTGGCCAATATTCTCACCTGCCAGATTAATTACATAATCAATCGGTTCCTGACTGATCTGTTCCAAACGGTGAATATATCGCAAACCGGCCTGAGAAGAGCTTCTATTTGGATTACGTGTCAGACCAATCACCTGATAACCCTGCTGAATCAGGTAAGCAGCAAGATGTTGGCCAATAAAACCGCTGGCACCGGTGATTAATACCTGTGGTTTCTGCTGCATCATGTAGTCCTCTTATATTTTTTAGTCAGATGAGCCAAATTTATGCTGAGCCATACGCTGGGCTTGTGGTCCATAGAACCAGTATGTCAGTAAATATAAAGGAATGGCCATGAGCAGACACATAATTACAACCAGACTCAAAAATTGCGGGTGCTGAAGATACAGCATAAAATTCTGCCATATTTCCGGATCTTTTCTTGAAAACCACACTAAACCTAGAACCAGAAAACTCAGGTTATAACCCCAAAATATCAGGGTAAATCCCAAAGTCAGCCTTTTTCTTTCCCGCTGGCTTGGCGCACGGCCCTGTTGATTTAAAAACTTGTATAGGGTAATGATCATCGCGGCCATATAAGGAATAATAGTCAAGATACCGCCCAGACCCGCCGGTAATAATGCAGCGACCACGCCTACCACTAAGGTAAGTCCCAAACACCAAAGGAAAAACTGCAAATAATATCTTGTAAGCGAGGGCATTTGACCAGTCCTAAAACAACAGATTTTTTTCAGTATAAGCCGGATAAAAAGTTTTTTTAATTTTTTTGCATTTCTTTGTCAACCAAATCCGAGGACATTACGTTATATAGGGTACAAGGCCAGCAGCAACCGCAAACGATGCATGGCATCCGCATCTGTTTACGGTGGCCTTTACTTATCAAAGCAATAACTTGAACTTCATGGCGAGTGTATATCTTGGTATCACTCATCGAAGTTTCCTTCCTTGGCCGACGATTTACTCATCACTCGAATCGTCGGCTTTTATTTTGCCTGTATATTTTAGCTTGCTACTTTAAAACCCTTTATTTCTATTTATTTATCCTTATAAGTTTTAAGCTGACATACAATAGATTATCTGCTGGCAACTAGCCAAGTACAGGCGGAAATGCTTATAGTATAGCCTTGCAGTGGTAGCATTGAGTTTTGGGGCAGGCATGGCGGTACGTTTTTTTCATACTTCAGATTGGCACTTGGGGCAGTTTTTCTATAACCATTCGCGGCAGTATGAACATCAACAGTTTCTGACCTGGCTTATAGAACAGATTAAAGACAAACAGCCACATGCGCTACTAATTGCTGGTGATGTTTTTGATGTGATTAATCCGGCATCTAGTGCTCAAAAGCAGCTCTATCAATTTCTGGCCGATGCGCACTCTGCTGCTCCCCATATGCAAACCCTGATGATTGCCGGCAACCATGACTCTGGTTATCGTCTTGAACAGGTTGAACCTTTACTTGAGAAATACAATGCAAAAACAGTCGGTATCGTGCGCTGGAATACCGAGCATCGTCTTGATTTCGACCGGCTGATTTTACCTATTCATAATGAATATCAAGAAATAGTTGCCTGGTGTATTGCACTGCCCTTTTTACGCCCGGCTGAAATTACCGGTCATGGTGAAGCAACCCAAGACAGCCAGCAGGCAATCGAATACATACATCAGGCACTTATTAAGGAGGCCTTGCAGCGTAAAACTGCAGATCAGGCATTAATTCTTATGTCTCATGCACATATGCAGGGTGCTGATGAATCTAAAGAGTCGGAACGGCCCATCATTATTGGCAACCATGAAGCACTTTCGACTGAACTGTTTAGCCCTGAAATTGATTATGTGGCTTTGGGTCATCTACATAAACCACAGAAAGTCCAGTCTCCACATGTCCGTTATAGTGGCTCTCCGATTCCTCTTTCATTTAGCGAACTCAACTATAAACATCAGGTACTTGAGGTCAATATTGATCCGGATCTATCTGAGAATAGACTCGAGATGAATCCGCTTTATATTCCGCGTACTGTACAGCTACACCGCTTGAGCGGTGAACTCGATGAGGTATTAACGCAGCTTACCTTACTACCTGCAGGAGAAATTTCTGATATCGACCAGCGTGATTATCTTGATATTGAATATTATAGCCTGACTCCGCCTCCACCTGACTTACGCAAAAAAATTGAAGATCTGCTCCCACCCGAGCGCTATCGGCTGGTGCGGATTAGCCGAAAATATTTACAGCAGAGTTCATCTGAAGTTCATGCATCTAAAATTGATCTGGCACCGCCAACCCCTGAACAGCTCTTTGAACAGTTATGGCAAAAAATGGGCTATAGTCAGGATGAACAGGTCAAGCAAGATTTTATGACACTACTGCAAGATGCACAGCAGTCAGAACATAAAGTGAAAACGGCGGATAATACATGAAAATTGTACGCCTAAAACTCCAGAATCTGGCTTCTTTGGCGGGTGAACAGGAAATCGATTTTGAGGCTGACCCTCTACAGCATGCTGGTCTGATTGCTATTACTGGCGCCACAGGTGCAGGAAAATCGACCCTGCTGGATGCGATGTGTCTGGCATTATTTAATAAAATTCCCAGATTAAAAACCCATGAAGGTAAGCTCAAGGATGTCAGTGGCCAAGACGTACAGATTGATTCAACTCTCAATATCCTGCGGCGAGGAACAGCCCATGCCTATAGTGAGCTTGAGTTCATCGCCCAGAACCAGAAACGCTATATTGCCCGCTGGGAATTAAAACGTGCACGCGGACATGCCGAAGGTAAATTACAGGCAGTGCAGCGTGCATTGGTCTGTGTCACTGATGGCAACATGCTTACAGACAAGGCTAAAGAGTGTGATAAACAGGTATTGGAGCTGATTGGCCTGAGCTTTGAACAGTTTACCCGGGCCGTACTTCTGGCGCAGTCAGAAGTTGGAGCTTTTTTAAAAGCCAAAGACAATGAGCGGGCTGACTTACTGGAATACCTGACCAATTCCAATATTTTCAGTCTGGTGGGTAAGGCTGCGTTTGAACGGACCAAAATGGTCCGGATACAGCGAGAAAAATTAAATGAGCTGATTGGCCATGTAGAGCTGCTCAGTACTGAACAGATGGCGCAACTCGAAGATCAATATAAAGCACGACAACAGCAAGTGCAGCAACTTGAGCAACAGCGCCAGATTTTAAGAAATGAGCTGCAATGGCATAAAAGTCACGACCTGCTCTACACTCAGATACAGGCCAAGCAGGAGTTTTATCAGGTCCAGCTGGATGCCAACCAGAAGCTGGGTGAACAGCGCCAGCGTTTACAACAGCTTGAGCAGTTCGCCTCCATTCGTCCAGTCCTGCTTCAGCAAAAACGCTGTGAGCAGCAATTGCAGAATCTTGAAAAACAAATTTCTCAACACCAGCAGTTGTTCCAGCAGGTTTGTGAAGAGTATCAGACAGCACAAAAAAGCTGTCAGGCAGCCAGAACTGCAGTAGAAGATGAAAAGCTGCGTCAGAACCAGCTAGCTCCCTATTTGAATCAGGCCAAGCAGTTATTGGACCAGCGGAAGCTAATTGAGAGTCAGTATACGCAGATACGCAATAAACTTAAGGAAAAAACTGCTGAACAACAGCAGCAACTTGAACAGTTACAGCAGGCACAGCAACAATATCAGCAGCTGGAAAATATACAGCAGCAACTACAGCAGCAACTTGCACAAAGCCAGCAATTGTGCGGTTTTGATAGTGAACCGCAAGCTAGTTTACAGCACCTGAAAGCCTATATAGCTCAGGCTCAACAGGCATCGGAACTGTACACGCAAGATCAAATTGTCCATCTTCAAATCCAGCAGGATTCAATTGAACAGCAACTTCATAAACTGGTTCAACATGCAGGTAATGCCAACCAGCTTGAGAAAGAACTGCGTGATTTGTATCAGCAGCGTGAGCAACAGCTGGAACGCACCTATCAGTTTGAACAGCTCCAACACCAGCTGGAACGTTGGCAGATACACTATAGTGAACATCAAAGCCTCGACCAGAATATTCATCAATTAAAAAGTGAGATTCAAGAGCTGCACACTGCAATGCTGGAACAGCACTCAGCTTATGAGCATGACAAGAAAGAGCGTGAACTGTTACAGAAGCAATTACAGCAACAGCGTCTACTCTTTTCAGAAAATATTGAGCAGTTACGTGCAGCTCTGCAGCCAGATGAACCGTGTATGGTCTGCGGCAGCCAGCAGCATCCTTATCGTGAACAGCAGCATTCACTTGAGAAATCATTGCTGGCTATACAGGAACAGCAGGAAAAAAATTATCTGCAAAAAGAACAGGAAGCTCAAAATCAGTGGCTGGCTGCCCGGCAGCAGTATCTAAAACAGGAAACCGTCCTGTCACATTTGCAGCAACAGCAGCAGTACTCTCTTGAACAGATACAGCAATTACAACAGCAGCTTCAGCACAAATACAGTTTTTCCGGGCTAGAGCTTCTATGGGAACAGCCCCCCGAACAATTGCTTTTAAAACTAGGAGAGCTACAACAGGTTCAGCTTAAAGTACGTGAACAGCTTGATTTTAATATTACAGAAACTCAAAAGACCCAGTCGCAGTATAATGAATTGGTTCGGCAACTCGAAAAGCTTCGAGCACAATGTATCCGTGCACAGCAATTACAACAGCTCGCTACTCCAATTTTAAAGAAACTGCCTTCAAGTCAACATTCAGACTGGCATGACAATAGCCTTCAAGAAGCACAACATATTTATCAGGTCTTCCAGAATCGCTTGTTACAGCTTGAGCAGCTAAATACTCATAAAGGCTCAGTAGAGCAGCTAAACCTAAAATTACAGCCTCAACAGCTTCAATATCAATATTTAAATACGCAAATTGTTCAATTAGAGCAAGAGCTGGAACAGCTCAAGCAGCAAGGTCT harbors:
- a CDS encoding TIGR01777 family oxidoreductase, yielding MMQQKPQVLITGASGFIGQHLAAYLIQQGYQVIGLTRNPNRSSSQAGLRYIHRLEQISQEPIDYVINLAGENIGQSRWTEKRKLELINSRIETTRQVFEWLQQNRIQPHRIISGSAIGYYGIDPQEQWSGYCNESSPPQDIFMSELCQRWEHQAKNNPGQQVSIIRLGVAFARNGGILPQMLMPIRFNLVGKIGHGLQPITWIHINDVVRAITFILQQREAKAVYNLVAPEQGTQRKFAEIAAAKLHKKPLLSMPACVLKTMLGEQSQLVLNGQFVMPQALLEQGFEFQYPDLNSALTDLLDEK
- a CDS encoding HlyD family secretion protein, translating into MTDAQAHDLDPAQVTSSGDLPPPNKRKKLLKIVAILFIVAVLIYALWMYFASRSVSTDNAYVGADTAQITSMVNGQVTEVLVKDTQQVKQGDVLVRIDPRDAKIALVQAQAELAKAKRQYNQTSANSQSLNSQVSVRADEIASAQAQVKKAEADLAKAQADYERRRKLSETGAISKEEMSSAQTVLDTARASLTLAQAGLSQAEANRKAAQSTLAANEALIRGATERSTPDVLIAQARVEQAMLDLERTEVHAPLDGVVSRRNVQVGQRVAPGNSLMVVVPVAQLYVDANFKESQLAKVRTGQAVELISDFYGDEVVYHGKVLGFSGGTGAAFALIPAQNATGNWIKVVQRLPVRIALDPKELAQHPLRVGLSMNATVDLTR
- a CDS encoding ABZJ_00895 family protein, producing MPSLTRYYLQFFLWCLGLTLVVGVVAALLPAGLGGILTIIPYMAAMIITLYKFLNQQGRAPSQRERKRLTLGFTLIFWGYNLSFLVLGLVWFSRKDPEIWQNFMLYLQHPQFLSLVVIMCLLMAIPLYLLTYWFYGPQAQRMAQHKFGSSD
- a CDS encoding DHA2 family efflux MFS transporter permease subunit — protein: MNSQSTPFADLKGGRLLIAALVLALANFMVVLDTTIANVSLPHITGSLAVSSTQGTWVITSYAVAEAICVPLTGWLAGRFGVVRTFVACVIGFTVFSVLCGLSNSLALLVICRIGQGLFGGPIMPLSQTLLMRIFPQEKHAQAMGLWAMTTVIGPILGPILGGTISDNISWHWIFFINIPVGIICALGAVSLLKSAETPLNKLKIDHIGLILLVIWIGALQLMLDLGHEHDWFHSNIINSLAAVAIAGFIVFLIWEITEHNPIVNVRVFRHRGFTISVLALSFGFGAFFGSIVLIPQWLQINIGYTATWAGYVTATMGFGSLTMSPVVAKLSTRYDQRALACFGLLVLGGVTFMRALWTSEADFMALAIPQILQGFAVPFFFIPLSNIALASVLPQEIASAAGLMSFMRTMAGAIGASMSATMWDDHAKLARSEIVSSLNPEPAQHTLVQSGMSPEGALAMISNLVNKEALTLAADHVFLLFSLVFVVSGLIIWLCPKPKTGAAAGPTH
- a CDS encoding NAD(P)/FAD-dependent oxidoreductase, which codes for MKIAIIGAGISGLLTALELIEQGCSVDIFDQPYSGSASWAGGGILSPMYPWRYAPAVNQLAQFGKALYQEWNQKLQPVSGIDFQIHETGMLIFDQEDFRQGLSYSQQFQEPMQICELVQHERLRQINPHIASGFKEALYFPQLANIRNPRLLQSIQNYLKTHPNVQFFENTAIQQLDIQHGQIVAVRDQNLRSFQADQFVLTTGAWSEQWSRQLNIQLPVQPVHGQMILFKTPENWLPTMCMNRVMYLIPRSDGHIVCGSSMAHQGFNTSINSQTSESILTASLEMVPELAQFPIVKQWAGLRPGSPEGIPYIGKIPDINNLWANFGHFRNGLCMGPASARLLRQLILKQPPLVEPQVYSPERLIPQSYDRVHSTAS
- a CDS encoding exonuclease SbcCD subunit D C-terminal domain-containing protein, which produces MAVRFFHTSDWHLGQFFYNHSRQYEHQQFLTWLIEQIKDKQPHALLIAGDVFDVINPASSAQKQLYQFLADAHSAAPHMQTLMIAGNHDSGYRLEQVEPLLEKYNAKTVGIVRWNTEHRLDFDRLILPIHNEYQEIVAWCIALPFLRPAEITGHGEATQDSQQAIEYIHQALIKEALQRKTADQALILMSHAHMQGADESKESERPIIIGNHEALSTELFSPEIDYVALGHLHKPQKVQSPHVRYSGSPIPLSFSELNYKHQVLEVNIDPDLSENRLEMNPLYIPRTVQLHRLSGELDEVLTQLTLLPAGEISDIDQRDYLDIEYYSLTPPPPDLRKKIEDLLPPERYRLVRISRKYLQQSSSEVHASKIDLAPPTPEQLFEQLWQKMGYSQDEQVKQDFMTLLQDAQQSEHKVKTADNT
- the hemB gene encoding porphobilinogen synthase; this encodes MTYTFNRPAFPATRMRRIRKNEKMRSMVRETQLTADHLIYPVFVLPGQNQSQDIPSMPNVQRLSADLLLKKAERLLELGVSKLALFPVTPQEDKSLTAEAAWHEDGLVQTTVRLLKKELPDMVLITDGALDPYTTHGQDGIIDASGYVLNDETVECLIKQALSHAEAGADVIAPSDMMDGRIGAIRQALEANGHIYTSIMAYSAKYASSFYGPFRDAVGSASNLKGGNKYNYQMDVGNRAEALHEIALDLQEGADMVIVKPGMPYLDIVREVKDTFGVPTFIYQVSGEYAMLAGAIQNGWLSDSAILESLLCCRRAGADGIWTYFAEEAALKLKAMQ
- a CDS encoding thioesterase family protein, encoding MVNETNKSWTGNIHLGSKVDIDVVLKQLCKAFNSSPYFQHNGMTMRVVEGQIEGYIEMQPYMIGNVAFQILHGGVAATLLDSIGGIVAMGELYKRAPAEQLADTIKKVSRLATVDMRVDYLAPGRGQQFIARAETLRLGRKGCTMRMTMVNDENKAIATAIASYAY